Within the Pangasianodon hypophthalmus isolate fPanHyp1 chromosome 19, fPanHyp1.pri, whole genome shotgun sequence genome, the region TAACTCCAAACAGGGCCTGGCCCAAGCTTAATGACAATAAAAGTCAAGCTGTTTCCCCATGTTGTCTGTTATATTATCTCGATCTTCTGACATCCCTACCTCCAAAGCCTGACAAATAGGACAGTCGCCTGTTCCCTTAACAGTGGAAAGGCATTTAAAACAAGTTATGTTTTAAAGGGGGGAAGAGGGAAATAACTGCTTTGTGACTCCAATGTGCATGCTTTAGAtgccaaagaaataaaaatggctaAAGCTCTGCAGCAAATTGTTGAATGGTTGCCTTGCATTTAGAAACTGTGCTCTGTAATAAGTAAGAACAAAACTTTGTATACAATACCAGGCTAATAATGATGTCCTTTCACCTTTTACAGCAATATATTGTTAGGACACCATTCGGGCATCTTTTACAGTTAATATTTCTTTACCGTGCACTACAGTTACTAAATTATGACTGAAAGAGAACCAGAAAGTGAAATACTTACTGTACATTCCTGCATTTCCTGTTCTTTTGTGGCCAGCCTCATCACCAGGATGTTCTCTCTGCGTGCCGACTCTTGCTGTTGCTGCTTTAGCTTCTCCTCAGACTCCTTAAGACCAGTCACATCATTGGCTATGGACATAATATGCAATTAGAATATGGCACATAGAAACAATGCACTAAACCTGAAACAATCCATCGCATTATGTGTATAAAATGGTTAAAACCTGTAACACATCATGAACAGAACAGAGCATGAATGTATGCAAGGCAAACTACCAACATTTACTTACAATTTAGATCAGCGTATTTTGCTTCGAGCACCTGGACATAGGCTTCATGCTGTTTCCACCTAAGATGATGAGGAAAGTAtttagaatatatttatttgggtaaaaaaaaataaaaaaattcaaggaaaGGAACAATACCTAACACAATATAGTCTTCCTTACCTTGCACACAGCTCCTCTCTGGTCAGGGTCTTCATGTCAGATTCACTAAGGCGAACCTGAATCAAAATGTAAGTACTTATTAGCAGACAGTATAACAGAAGCTCTAGTCAATGTTGCCAGGTCTGTAATTTTACTGCAAAATTGGTCTACCATAGCAGGTCCATACAACTGATTATAATCTTCCGAAAGCCAAGTTGGGCATTTTAAGGTCCCATTTggcatttttaatgcatttgtatAAATCAAGTACTACATAGGCTATTGCAAATACACAGAACCTGGACagagcaaagtatttcagcagtCTGAAGCAAGTACTCAAAAATACTGGTCTACATACTCTACTCTTAAAGGAAAAGCCACCCTAAAAAACCTATATATTAATCATTTATAGCTAACATAATTTTCAGTGGTGTCCAAGActtattttctaatgaaatttgagttttattttaaacttctttcatgaACAAGCAATGCCattcaactacctgctgatagtggctCTGGTGGGATTCTTCCCTTACTTCAGACtaatgcagcagtgctttaacCCTTTATTCTGACAAACGCATAAGTTTTCAAAGCTTTAATACAACACCACTGTACTTGTCATCTTGTAGATTGCCAACTAGCCGAGGCCGAATCCTCTGCTGTTGTATAAAGGCACTGCATTGTGGAATCTTGAGTACACCGGTTGCTGTCTCTGATTGTGTGTTGGATATCTCATTAATACAATTAAGCTGAATCGCACGAGCAAGATTGCTGTTGTAcagaatatcagcatggctgtgattcagtAATGACGCCACAGCGCTGCTGTTACACAACAATTCTATTGAAGAAATGAATCTTGAgcaactgacatttcagacacaatatggccaaatatttcatttatttttgctcaggcAACAAAAATAGTACCcaaaagaagccacagctggatagagtaTTGCCATGAaatgcacagactgactgacgggccatagtaagtgtagtaatgcCTTCAATGTACTAATCTATGGCTAGAACTGGAATTTTATGAAGCGAACACAGACAAGTTAAtcgatacaaacagtgaaatgtcccagttaTGTTATAGTAAATATCAGCAGTCTTGAACGTCCAATCAAATTGGAGGCCTGGAACTAAATGCTGTAcaacactggaaaatggtgagtgagaaaagaagcgtttgttcttttgtttttaggagccaACAGTGAAACCTGGCCATTTATCCCTTCTGTTCGGCTGAACATTTTCTCTCCTATCAAACACCATTGTATCTCAGCAAGCAgtgtccccctgtgacatcactGCGGCACACAGCCACTATCTCCTCACAGGAATAACGAAAACACACCATCAGCTACAAATATTAACACCTGGATTGCTATAAACATCACAAATATCTCAATATGAAGATAACGttgtttcagggtggacttttcctttaacaccACTGCTTCAGTTTACTCACCTTCTTCGGGAGAGGTTCTTCATTAGTCATCTTGATCtctgcaaaatgaaaaaaaagaaagaaacaatgagAAATCATCATATTAGACATATTctcaacaataacaacaaacaaaGCCACAGCATGATTTCTGTCTTGGCAAAATAGATTAAATGGCCGcagaggagagtgtgtgttcacacgTGGGGTGTAAAAGCACAGCCGCTGGGACACGGCAGGAGCCCGGGACATGGAGTCGCCTCCTGCACTACGCTGCTGCCTGCAAGCTCCATTTATCCTACAACACAAACTCGTGTCTGCTACATTCCCGTTAGCTACCTGCAGCCCTCTAACGTTATCCTACAACGCTCTGCATTAAACTAGAAAAAATAACGTTAACTAGCTGTAGGTTAGCTTATCAGAAAAAGCGCTATCCACGCTCAGAATCGGCTGCTGTTAGAAATCCGCACAGTGGTGGGACTGTTCGCGCTAAATCTGGCGCTAGCGTTAGCATGGCTCACTCGGTGCTGCAAACAGGCGAATGAGCAACTAGCAAACAAACACGCAAAGATTTAGGAACATTTTCACAAACTactccatacacacaaaaaaacaaacaaacggaGACGCGCAGTTTGCTATTTAGACTGGTCACAAGCTACCTGTCGGCTTCGTGTTTTATCAGTTTCTTGCTGTCACAAAATGGCGGAAAGGGAAGAGACTCTCCCTACGAGCAGCGCCGCTCTCCTCGCCCATGTTTCTCATAAACAACGCCAACCAACACCGTGGGATACTTACACGCCCCTGAGTTAGACCAAGACGACCCGGTTTTCTTAAAATATGTTATGACTCCACTCCCAGTCAAATTTATTTGcgttattcaaataaataaagcgAAATGTGACTTTAGAGCGAACTCAGCGTATCCGCCATCACTGAGAGGATGATGTTCCGCCACCAAGTGTCACACGAGCCTACTGGTTGCCATGCTTTGTCTGCACGCGGCTCTCGCCATATCCTGCGATCTGATTGGCTTGTGGCCGACGGACTACGCGCGAGCAGCATCTATTAACCAATCGGAGTGCAGGAGGCGGGCTTAATAACGCTACTGGTAGCCAGTGCGCATGTTATCATGAGTGATCAACGGGCAGAAACAATACTTCTTGTCTTCAgccattaataataacaaaataaataataacaaaaaataccCAATTCAACATATTTGTCATGCACATATTAAAAGCATGCAAGTTACTGTATAACGTATCTACACTAACGTTTACAAGCAAGTAGCCAAATTAGCTAAAGGAAGTAGCGAGGTAGGTAGCATCGCTAAACAGTCATCTAATTAATTATCTAACTAACATCCTGATCAACAGTatgttaaatgaatgttttgcacACACCATCGCACATGGTATTGTCAGTCTCCTCCACGATCAGTACCCGCACTTCTTCTGCTAAAATTGAACGTGCAAGTAGTCAGCAGATCTCGCAATATACTTTTCAGATACTGTTTGAAGGCAAAAGCAGCGCGGAACCACATGAATTaaaccaaacacaaaacaagCAACAGAAGCAAGGCCAGCTAAACAGGGCTTGCATTCAATCCAGAGAAGAGTCGATTCGCCCATTCTAGGCATGGGGAATGGAGAGTCGACTCCACATATTAGGAGTCGATTCCACACCGTTGAAAGGATTCGTCGTTAAATGAGGAGTAATAGCTGCGGCTGTATGCGTCTCACCGTCAGTCAGCTGTTCTTCGGAAAACAAAGTAAATGATAAAAGTATATTAAGGCTTCCCACCCGAGGAATTTGTGTCAGGCACAGGTTTAGGCTGTTAGCTATCTAAAGTTAATTTAACTACAGAGATTTGATCTAAACTTTATCTTTAAATTTCATAGGAGGTGCTAATGTTAACACTCCAGAttacattgttaaataaattgccACTTGAGACCCCTTGTCATTCATACTGTCAATCATAATAGAGTATTATATACGTAAATAGTATTGAACATGTTTTAAGTCAGTTCCTgtcctgtgtttgtttgttttaatgagaaaaatatTGTGTGGAATCATCTCATATTTTATTCAATCGAATCCCAACAGCCGTAAGAGTCGACTCCTGAATCTCTGGAATCGAACAGTCTTATGGATTTGGAGAACAGGCACGGGGGTGGGAGTCAGAGTTTCATTATTAGCACCAAGCGTGTAgtgtttagaaataaaattaacGTAATGTCTAAAAGTTTTCATATACTCAACATTTACAATTCGTCAAATTCGAGTTGCCCTGAAATGCACAGTGGGCAGTGCACCACTTTATTCATTACTGTTCACcctaaatacacaaaatggtaCGCTCCCCTCAGGTTCAAGTTGAAACTTCAAGGGCAGGTTAGAGCTGAAGGCAGTGTGAGGTAGCTAACGTCTCTGGGCAGTGTGAAATACAAGAAGAAGTAAGAGCATGTTGAGCAGAATTGGACATGTTCGCAGGTAATGCCAGACACGTAGAGCTGCAAAAGCCCTTAAAAAACTCGGTGTTTTGCTCGGTATTACGTGTTAAGTATTAATGAACACAACGACGTAATCAGTTAGCCTAGCTAGCAGACGTTAGTAAGTTGTTAGCTAGCCATTTAGTGAGTCTAACACTACAGAGTTCACCAGTTTGACCTATACCTCTGATTCATTTCAGAAGTTAGTCTCTGACTTTTATATTTCGATTGGTGTCAGTTGTTAAAGTATCAAGCTGTTCATGAAGTTTCAAATTAGCCGTCTCTGGCTGTGATAGACTTGTAGCACGTGATTAATTGTGCAGAGTTCACAGGCGTTAGTAGTGTAACAAACCCCCTTTAGTAAACTTGCATTAGTTAGCAATCTCCTATAAACTTTACAGTCATCTACATAGAACGTGAATACTTTAGTGTTGCACATAGCTTGGTAATCTTGCTTGGCAAGAGTGTCAAATATCTGAGGGCAGAGTGCACAGTTTTTGTAGTGCACCTGTTTgcatatacaccaatcagccataacattaaaaccacctgtctaatattgtgtaggtccccttgtgcagctccatacgcagcaggctgggatgcagtgtgtgttcttacacctttctatcatagccagcattaactttttcagctcttctgtgggatcagaccaaaAGGGCTAGCCTCTGCTCCCCATacacatcaatgagccttgggtgcccatgactctgttgccagttcactggttgtcctttttttttcaccacttttggtaggtactaaccactgcagaCTGGAAACAACCCACAAGACCTGCccttttggagatgctctgatccagtcgtctagccatcacaatttggcccttgctAAAGTCTCTCAGAttcttacgcttgcccatttttcctgcttccagcacatcaacttcaagaactgactgttcacttgctaccTAATATAACCCAACCCTTGACGgttgccattgtaacaagataatcagtgttatgcACATCACCTCTCAgcggttttaatgttatggctgatcggtggaGGGTTCCCCCTTTAATATGATACTAAAGTTAGCCTGCCCTATAGGCCATTACTGGTCCAATCCTGACATCTGCTTTTGCCAAGTTATGCAAAATATCATGATGGTAGCTTCAagacaagttgcatttttgtgTGCACAGTCTATGTTGTGTTTATAAACTTCACACAGGTTGGCTTAATCCGAAAAATATCTTGGATTGTTCCAATACAGCTTCAATGCTTTGCACTGATACCCTGTAGTTCCCTACAGATTAGGGATATTTAGAGCCCCATTCACTTATATTTAGgttgttaattaaaataataaccatGGATTTTAATCTACATCCCTATTCTCCATCACTTTGTTTCTGTCCTGATGTTTTGAACCATGGATGACATTAGGTGTGCAGCAGGCTTGAATCCCCTGCTGGGCATTTTGGCCTCCAGACAGAAGCACACACTTCCAGATCTGCCTTATGACTACGGTGCACTAGAACCTCACATCTCGGCTGAGATCATGCAGCTTCACCACAGCAAGCACCATGCAACATATGTCAACAACCTTAATGTTACTGAAGAGAAATATCAAGAGGCTCTGGCCAAAGGTAAATCAGAGTTTATCCCACATTTTAATGGATTATGACTTCAGCTCTCAGTGCACTGAAGTGCATTATTTCCTTGCCTTGATTTGGTGAATGAGTTATgagttaaatgaatgaattaatatttgaCTAAACAGGTTTGTAAAACTTGTCATCTCTGCCCCCCCTGTTAATAATCTTCTACTACAGGTGATGTAACAACACAAGTGGCCCTTCAGGCAGCGCTGAGGTTTAATGGCGGTGGTCACATCAACCACACCATCTTCTGGACAAACTTGTCTCCAAATGGTGGAGGAGAACCACAGGGTCAGAGATGCTGTACACTTCCTTTGCTCTAAATCTTCACAATATCTACATTACAACATACTTTTTCTCAAGCTGTAGCATAGCTCTGTACCTCTTTTGGTAGTAAAGTAACTATTTTTAAGCTGACCTTATAAGATgcccaaaccaaacaaaaatatgtaaatacatattgTATTCTTCCCCTAGGTGAGTTGATGGAGGTCATTAAGCGTGACTTTGGCTCATTTcagaagatgaaggagaagatgtCTTCTGCCACTGTGGCGGTTCAAGGATCGGGGTGGGGATGGCTGGGCTTCGATAAGGAGAATGGGAGGCTGAGAATTGCTGCGTGTGCAAACCAAGATCCTCTGCAGGGAACCACTGGTAAGAACTTTCAAAACCAAAATGGAGATGAAACCTAAAAGGGTGATCATGGAAATATCTGTCCATACCTCTACTTCAAATTACAGCACAACATGCACATTATCGTTATTTGAATGTGGATTTATTTTGGCACAGCTGCTATTGTGAAATAATTTGCGAACTCCATTTTTGCAGACTAGCTGACATTTAGTGCATGTTAGGCAGTGATATAAAAAATGTTCTGGTCTGCAGTGAGTGATACCAGACAGCCGCTCtaagcaaaattacaaaatcacTTCAATGCCCATTTTGCTCAGACATAAGTAGCTAGAATTAAATTATAACAAACAGTTATCAGGGTGTCGCAGCTTTCGAATGCACGATGTAGGTGGcatcattttcataatttctgTAGTATCTCATGAAGCAGAACTGTACAACACAATGAGAAATGCTTTAACCTGTTTTCCTCAGCTTAAATCATCATTGTCTTGCATCtttttctgcttctctctctctctctctctctttaaaggCCTCATCCCACTGCTTGGCATTGATGTCTGGGAACATGCATACTATCTTCAGTACAAAAACGTCAGACCCGACTACGTTAAAGCCATATGGAACATTATAAACTGGGAGAATGTTAATGAGCGCTTTCAAGCTGCCAAGAAGTAAAACCATCACATCTCTAAAGATAATACAGCCTTCTTCAAaacgcacaaacacaccacaTAATAAATGTCAAATTCTATAACCGCTAGTACAAGAAGAAGAGATGTGATAAAAAGTTTTTGTCAATACCAGGGCTGTTTGTCAGAATATCTCAGACTCTCGTCACTAAAATAATGCAAGTTTGTTTTCATTATGTGTAATTAAACCATTATTTAAACCAACTTATTAGTAATGTGTTTACTTTCTTTAAAACAGATGagttaaaatgtaacattattttGAGATGGTTTGAAAGCTCTGGTGATCTTTTATGTGATGTGTGTACAAAAACTCAACATTTGGACTTAATCATCATTGCATACCTCAGACCCAATTATCATGAGGAATGGAAAATCAACCACTTTCAGTAAATGATGTCATACATCCTAAGTTATGACCCATATGCAGTACTTTCTGATTTAGTCAAACTTGTACACTGGTGATACTTGACTTCTGTGgttaaaatggattattttctggCACAAGGAACAGATCATCAGCAACAGTAAGGAAGGGGATAAAATCTTTCTGTACATGATTTCAGAACACTGGCATTGTTTTCCTATATCACTAAGCTCACTAAGGGGTTAGTGATTTTTTTGAGTATTCAATACCCccttttaattatataaaaacaaatgcttATTGATGTTTAGCATCATCACTCTGTAAGCATTAGTGTAACAGAGGGAGTGAAGCTTATGTATCAGAAGGGGGAGCTGTTCACaactgtttatatgtttttccCAGGTCAGTCTGGATACAGTGAAAGTAAAGTTGGatttttgaagaaaaattaCAGCTAATTATCAACATGTGCAGATAGAATTAATACAGCTGGCTTGGATGTCTGcttaatgttattttgttgGAATATAATTAAGTAACCACTGTGTTTGTTGAATGTTACAGTGAAGTCTTAATCCACTTGaggtttttacagtttttcctCATTTACTTCTGCATGGCAGTTAGTATAGTTATTGTCTCAataagtgagagaaaaagagagagagggaatgggTGGAGGAGTTTTGGCCAGCCCTGCCTTAACTAATAGGGCTTTTCTCACTTTAGTTTTAAAAGAACTACTTTTAGATGTTTTATTGGAGTTAACAGAAAATGACCAAATAACTTCCAGATGGTTGGTGCACAGTGAGCCAAGTCACCCCTCCA harbors:
- the sod2 gene encoding superoxide dismutase [Mn], mitochondrial codes for the protein MLSRIGHVRRCAAGLNPLLGILASRQKHTLPDLPYDYGALEPHISAEIMQLHHSKHHATYVNNLNVTEEKYQEALAKGDVTTQVALQAALRFNGGGHINHTIFWTNLSPNGGGEPQGELMEVIKRDFGSFQKMKEKMSSATVAVQGSGWGWLGFDKENGRLRIAACANQDPLQGTTGLIPLLGIDVWEHAYYLQYKNVRPDYVKAIWNIINWENVNERFQAAKK